Proteins encoded within one genomic window of Dysgonomonadaceae bacterium PH5-43:
- a CDS encoding Fe-S-cluster containining protein (product_source=COG0727; cath_funfam=1.10.287.760; cog=COG0727; ko=KO:K06940; pfam=PF03692; superfamily=57959) produces MVSPDELKARALKDAPAFKQYYKKNKKKLEKMDDEVHSLHSEIMSRTDCLQCANCCKSLGPAITDKDIERLAKALRIKPSEIVEQYLRVDEDGDYVFKTMPCPFLMPDNYCSVYESRPKACREYPHTDRKKFSQIYNLTVKNASTCPVAYEVLSSLCKK; encoded by the coding sequence ATGGTTTCTCCTGACGAATTAAAAGCTCGAGCTCTTAAAGATGCTCCTGCTTTTAAGCAATACTACAAAAAGAATAAAAAGAAATTAGAAAAGATGGACGATGAAGTTCATAGTCTACATAGCGAGATTATGAGTAGAACCGACTGTCTTCAGTGTGCTAATTGTTGTAAAAGCCTTGGTCCGGCAATTACGGATAAAGATATTGAAAGGTTAGCGAAGGCGTTGCGTATTAAACCTTCGGAGATTGTTGAACAATATTTGAGAGTTGACGAAGATGGCGATTATGTTTTTAAGACAATGCCTTGTCCTTTTCTGATGCCCGACAATTATTGCTCAGTATACGAAAGTCGCCCTAAAGCTTGTCGTGAATATCCTCATACCGATAGGAAAAAGTTTTCTCAAATATATAATCTTACAGTAAAGAATGCGAGTACTTGCCCTGTGGCGTATGAAGTTTTGAGTTCTCTCTGTAAAAAATAA
- a CDS encoding NAD-dependent dihydropyrimidine dehydrogenase PreA subunit (product_source=COG1146; cath_funfam=3.30.70.20; cog=COG1146; pfam=PF00037; smart=SM00261; superfamily=54862), which produces MFFLSYLCVVLTFKIKEMAYVITDDCIACGSCIDECPVGAISEGDIYSIDPETCTDCGTCADVCPSEAIHPE; this is translated from the coding sequence ATGTTTTTCTTGTCTTACCTTTGTGTGGTATTAACTTTTAAGATTAAAGAAATGGCTTACGTAATTACTGATGATTGTATCGCTTGTGGTAGTTGTATTGATGAATGTCCTGTAGGAGCTATCTCTGAAGGAGATATTTATTCTATAGATCCTGAAACTTGTACTGATTGTGGTACTTGTGCAGATGTTTGTCCTTCGGAAGCGATTCATCCCGAATAA
- a CDS encoding Ca2+-transporting ATPase (product_source=KO:K01537; cath_funfam=1.20.1110.10; cog=COG0474; ko=KO:K01537; pfam=PF00122,PF00689,PF00690,PF00702; smart=SM00831; superfamily=81665; tigrfam=TIGR01517; transmembrane_helix_parts=Inside_1_77,TMhelix_78_100,Outside_101_103,TMhelix_104_123,Inside_124_271,TMhelix_272_291,Outside_292_300,TMhelix_301_323,Inside_324_693,TMhelix_694_716,Outside_717_719,TMhelix_720_742,Inside_743_766,TMhelix_767_789,Outside_790_803,TMhelix_804_821,Inside_822_832,TMhelix_833_855,Outside_856_869,TMhelix_870_892,Inside_893_906) has translation MFVIEIKNINLCLIKFLTMLQTKQYYNLSEDVVADNLKTSLVDGINSSEVVKLQSEYGYNEFAKKKSKSLIIRFIEQFKSFMIIILLIAAAISGITGYLHGEGFVDAIIILIIVFINALIGLVQETKAEKSLEALEKMSAPQCKVIRDGKVIVVSSKELVPGDVVVLDTGDAVPADLRLIEAVNLKIQEAALTGESVPVEKYTSVIVKQDMPIGDQNNIAFSSTNVVYGRGKGIVIRTGMQTEVGKIASMLQSVPNEQTPLQKKLDKLGKNLGVAALIICALIFIVGVLYGNDLLSMFMIAVSLAVAAIPEGLPAVSTIVLAVGVQRLAKKNAIVRNLPSVETLGSTNIICSDKTGTLTQNKMTVVKVVTSSDSNTDNMQLIKIAVLANDAKLTEEGDSYTTTGDPTETALIDLGIKNGFNKNVEDKNFLRVAEVPFDSERKMMTTVHKTQDSYLVCTKGGVDELLACSSHILENGKIELLTEEKKAFICKENQNLAEEALRVLAMGYKTLEAVPAETTSDALEHGIVFVGIVGMIDPPRVEVKDAVEKCNTAGIKPIMITGDHLVTAKAIAAQLSILQSGDLAITGAELEKMSDEELLKKVNLISVYARTSPEHKMRIVKALQTKGFIVAMTGDGVNDAPALKMSDIGVAMGITGTDVSKEAADIVLTDDNFSTIVSSVEEGRRIYDNIIKAIEFLLSCNIGEIVVLLVAVMANWATPLLPIHILWINLITDSLPALALSVDPAAPDVMKKKPIDSKKNILNKRFTALLLFQGLMIGLLALAAYQIGLKTSPVYADALENARAMCFSVLAFSQLFHVFNIRSNTRSAFSNLFTNKYLWGAIAVSVLLMLIVLTVPYLHDIFHIGHITNVQWLWVGLLSVAPIVIVEIVKLIERVVNKGKSIFDRD, from the coding sequence GTGTTTGTTATTGAGATTAAGAATATAAATTTGTGCCTTATTAAATTTCTTACAATGTTACAAACAAAACAATATTATAATTTATCGGAAGATGTTGTAGCCGATAATCTAAAAACATCGCTTGTTGACGGAATAAACAGCTCGGAAGTGGTGAAACTACAGAGCGAATATGGATATAACGAGTTTGCTAAAAAGAAATCGAAAAGTTTAATAATAAGATTTATAGAGCAATTCAAAAGTTTTATGATTATAATACTTTTAATTGCTGCGGCAATATCCGGAATTACAGGATATCTTCACGGCGAAGGTTTTGTTGATGCTATAATAATATTGATAATAGTATTTATTAACGCTCTTATCGGACTTGTTCAGGAAACGAAAGCCGAAAAATCGTTAGAGGCTCTCGAAAAAATGTCGGCACCTCAATGTAAAGTTATACGAGATGGAAAAGTAATAGTAGTGTCGTCTAAAGAATTAGTTCCTGGCGATGTGGTTGTTTTAGACACAGGCGATGCCGTTCCTGCCGACCTTCGTTTAATAGAGGCTGTTAATCTTAAGATACAAGAAGCTGCACTTACCGGAGAGTCGGTTCCGGTAGAAAAATATACAAGTGTAATAGTTAAACAAGATATGCCTATTGGCGATCAAAATAATATTGCTTTTTCGTCTACCAATGTGGTGTACGGACGAGGCAAAGGTATTGTTATTCGCACTGGTATGCAAACCGAAGTCGGAAAGATTGCTTCAATGCTTCAGTCGGTGCCTAATGAACAGACTCCTTTGCAAAAGAAATTAGATAAACTTGGAAAAAACTTGGGAGTTGCTGCTCTTATTATCTGCGCTCTTATTTTTATTGTTGGAGTGCTGTATGGAAACGACTTACTTTCTATGTTTATGATAGCAGTAAGTTTGGCTGTGGCTGCTATACCTGAGGGTTTGCCAGCTGTGTCGACTATTGTTTTGGCTGTTGGAGTACAACGTTTGGCTAAAAAGAATGCAATAGTTCGTAATCTTCCTTCGGTGGAAACTTTAGGAAGTACTAATATTATCTGTTCAGACAAAACCGGTACGCTCACTCAGAATAAGATGACTGTCGTTAAGGTGGTTACTTCTTCAGATAGCAATACCGATAATATGCAACTCATAAAGATTGCGGTTTTAGCTAACGATGCTAAACTTACCGAAGAAGGCGATTCTTATACAACTACAGGCGACCCAACAGAAACGGCTTTGATAGATTTAGGGATTAAGAATGGGTTTAATAAAAATGTTGAGGATAAGAATTTCCTAAGAGTTGCCGAAGTTCCTTTCGATTCGGAACGTAAGATGATGACTACAGTTCATAAAACTCAAGATAGCTATCTGGTTTGTACTAAAGGTGGTGTAGACGAACTTCTTGCTTGTTCTTCTCATATATTAGAGAATGGAAAAATAGAACTGTTAACCGAAGAGAAGAAGGCTTTCATTTGTAAGGAAAACCAAAATCTGGCAGAAGAGGCTTTGCGTGTGCTTGCTATGGGGTACAAAACACTTGAAGCTGTTCCCGCAGAAACAACAAGTGATGCCTTAGAGCACGGTATTGTGTTTGTTGGTATAGTAGGAATGATAGATCCTCCTCGTGTGGAAGTTAAAGATGCGGTAGAGAAATGTAACACAGCGGGCATTAAGCCTATAATGATTACAGGAGATCATCTTGTAACTGCAAAAGCTATTGCGGCACAGTTAAGTATCCTTCAATCGGGAGATTTGGCAATTACGGGTGCAGAGTTAGAGAAAATGTCAGATGAAGAACTATTAAAGAAGGTAAATCTTATATCGGTTTATGCTCGAACATCGCCCGAACATAAAATGAGGATAGTTAAAGCTTTGCAAACAAAAGGTTTTATAGTTGCGATGACTGGTGATGGAGTAAATGACGCTCCTGCTCTTAAGATGTCGGACATTGGTGTGGCGATGGGAATTACAGGTACTGATGTTTCTAAAGAAGCGGCTGATATTGTTCTTACAGATGATAATTTTTCTACTATAGTTTCTTCGGTAGAAGAAGGAAGACGTATTTATGACAATATTATTAAGGCGATTGAGTTTCTTTTATCTTGTAATATAGGTGAGATTGTAGTACTCTTGGTTGCTGTTATGGCTAATTGGGCAACTCCTTTGTTGCCAATACATATATTGTGGATTAACTTAATCACAGATAGTTTGCCAGCTTTGGCTTTAAGTGTCGATCCTGCGGCTCCAGATGTGATGAAAAAGAAGCCTATCGACTCTAAAAAGAATATACTTAATAAGCGTTTTACTGCTTTATTGCTATTTCAAGGGTTGATGATAGGGCTTTTAGCACTTGCGGCTTATCAAATAGGACTGAAAACATCTCCTGTTTATGCTGATGCTTTAGAAAACGCAAGGGCTATGTGTTTCTCGGTGCTTGCATTCTCTCAATTATTCCACGTTTTTAACATCAGATCAAATACACGTTCGGCATTCTCTAACCTATTTACAAACAAATATCTCTGGGGAGCAATTGCAGTTTCGGTTTTGCTTATGCTGATAGTTCTTACAGTTCCTTATCTTCACGATATATTCCATATCGGACATATAACTAATGTACAATGGTTGTGGGTGGGTTTATTGTCTGTTGCGCCTATTGTTATCGTAGAAATAGTGAAACTTATTGAGCGAGTGGTAAATAAAGGTAAGAGTATATTCGATAGGGATTAA
- a CDS encoding 4-hydroxy-tetrahydrodipicolinate synthase (product_source=KO:K01714; cath_funfam=3.20.20.70; cog=COG0329; ko=KO:K01714; pfam=PF00701; smart=SM01130; superfamily=51569; tigrfam=TIGR00674; transmembrane_helix_parts=Outside_1_193,TMhelix_194_216,Inside_217_297), whose amino-acid sequence MRRVNLKGMGVALITPFKTDGSVDFEALSRVVDYQLQNETDYLVVLGTTAETPTLTVEEQNKIVQLVITKVSGRIPIVLGVGGNNTHSLVQKLKTDDFTGIDAILSVVPYYNKPSQEGIYQHYKCIAEASPVPVVLYNVPGRTGVNMTAETTLRVAKDFDNVCAVKEASGDMNQIGKIIKNKPAEFQVISGDDGITFPLITFGAVGVISVIGNAFPKEFSRMVRLALAGDYENALSIHQSFNELFDLLFVDGNPAGVKSMLNMMGFIENELRLPLMPTRITTYETIKEILQDLNIKC is encoded by the coding sequence ATGAGAAGAGTTAATCTAAAAGGAATGGGGGTAGCCCTTATTACTCCATTCAAAACAGATGGAAGTGTAGATTTTGAAGCTTTATCGAGAGTTGTAGATTATCAGTTGCAAAACGAAACTGACTATTTGGTAGTTCTTGGTACTACAGCCGAAACGCCTACTCTTACAGTCGAAGAGCAGAATAAAATAGTTCAATTGGTTATTACTAAGGTAAGCGGTAGAATTCCTATTGTATTAGGAGTTGGCGGTAATAATACTCATTCACTTGTTCAAAAACTTAAAACCGATGACTTTACAGGTATAGATGCAATCTTATCTGTGGTTCCTTATTATAATAAACCATCGCAAGAAGGGATATATCAACATTATAAATGTATAGCAGAAGCTTCTCCTGTGCCTGTTGTGTTGTATAATGTGCCAGGAAGAACAGGGGTTAATATGACTGCAGAAACAACTCTTCGAGTGGCGAAAGACTTCGATAATGTATGTGCCGTAAAAGAAGCTTCGGGAGATATGAATCAGATTGGGAAGATTATCAAAAATAAACCTGCTGAATTTCAAGTAATATCAGGAGATGATGGTATAACATTCCCTCTAATTACTTTTGGGGCTGTTGGAGTAATATCTGTTATTGGTAATGCTTTCCCTAAAGAGTTTAGTCGTATGGTAAGATTAGCTTTGGCTGGAGACTATGAAAATGCCCTGTCAATACACCAAAGTTTCAACGAATTGTTTGATTTGCTTTTTGTTGATGGTAATCCGGCTGGAGTAAAGAGTATGCTTAATATGATGGGCTTTATAGAGAATGAATTGCGTTTACCGCTAATGCCTACTCGTATTACTACTTACGAAACAATAAAAGAAATCTTGCAAGACCTTAATATTAAGTGTTGA
- a CDS encoding aquaporin Z (product_source=KO:K06188; cath_funfam=1.20.1080.10; cog=COG0580; ko=KO:K06188; pfam=PF00230; superfamily=81338; tigrfam=TIGR00861; transmembrane_helix_parts=Inside_1_6,TMhelix_7_29,Outside_30_33,TMhelix_34_56,Inside_57_76,TMhelix_77_99,Outside_100_130,TMhelix_131_153,Inside_154_159,TMhelix_160_182,Outside_183_206,TMhelix_207_229,Inside_230_232), with amino-acid sequence MKTSQKFTAELIGTFVLVLGGCGTAIFGSVGFLGVAIAFGLTVVAMAYGIGNISGAHLNPAVSVGVFCAGRMSGKDLGVYIAAQIIGGILAAALMAFIVAQTGMTKGTFAANGFGDFFSSTDVAGGYLQTSMIGAFVIEMVLTFIFLIVILGVTDKVSTPGFAGLAIGLTLTLIHLVSIPLTNTSVNPARSISQAIFSENDFARPQLWVFIVAPIVGAALAAFVYKAISCKK; translated from the coding sequence ATGAAAACAAGTCAAAAATTCACGGCCGAACTTATCGGCACATTTGTTTTAGTATTGGGCGGTTGCGGAACTGCAATATTTGGCAGTGTAGGTTTTTTAGGAGTAGCAATAGCTTTCGGTTTAACTGTTGTTGCTATGGCTTACGGGATAGGTAATATTTCGGGAGCACACTTAAACCCTGCCGTATCGGTTGGCGTTTTCTGCGCAGGCAGAATGTCGGGTAAAGATTTAGGCGTTTACATTGCGGCTCAAATCATCGGCGGTATTTTAGCAGCTGCTTTAATGGCGTTTATTGTAGCTCAAACCGGAATGACTAAAGGCACTTTTGCGGCTAACGGCTTTGGCGATTTTTTTAGTTCTACCGACGTAGCAGGAGGTTATCTTCAAACTTCTATGATTGGAGCTTTTGTTATTGAGATGGTATTAACATTTATCTTCCTGATTGTAATTTTAGGCGTAACAGACAAAGTATCTACTCCTGGATTTGCAGGTTTAGCTATCGGTCTTACTCTTACTCTAATTCACTTAGTGAGTATTCCTTTAACTAACACTTCTGTAAACCCTGCTCGCTCTATCAGTCAAGCTATCTTTTCTGAAAATGATTTTGCGCGACCTCAACTTTGGGTATTTATTGTAGCTCCTATTGTTGGTGCTGCTTTGGCTGCTTTTGTTTACAAAGCAATATCTTGCAAAAAGTAA
- a CDS encoding DNA ligase (NAD+) (product_source=KO:K01972; cath_funfam=1.10.150.20,1.10.287.610,2.40.50.140,3.30.470.30,3.40.50.10190; cog=COG0272; ko=KO:K01972; pfam=PF00533,PF01653,PF03119,PF03120,PF12826; smart=SM00292,SM00532; superfamily=47781,50249,52113,56091; tigrfam=TIGR00575), which yields MEVKERICSLRTEIERYNYEYYVLAQPTISDLEFDLKLKELEALESEYPQYYDANSPTQRVGSDISNNFVQVEHLYPMLSLANTYSEAEVKEFYDRTKKSLNEGFEIVCELKYDGTSISLIYENGILMRAVTRGDGAKGDDVTLNVRTIKSIPLKLQGNNYPPVFEIRGEVLLPWSAFNQMNEERRTNNEPLFANPRNAAAGTLKLLNSKIVSKRKLDSYLYYLLGENLPCDGHFENLNEAKKWGFKISDATRKCKTLDEVFEFINYWDKERHNLPVATDGIVLKVNSGKQQLNLGWTAKSPRWAIAYKFKAESAETKLLSVEFSVGRTGAVTPVANLEPVLLSGTIVKRASLHNEDIINKLDIHYGDICCVEKGGEIIPKITGVNKELRDDNLGEKVIFVQNCPACGAKLERLEGEAAHYCLNNTGCPPQIKGLLELFVSRKAMNINAGEETISQFYDNGLVKNVADLYEVTKESLLRLERWGEKSADNYLESLKLTKTVAFDRVLFALGIRFVGETAAKKLAKAFHSIDKLMEATYEELIAVNEIGDVIAKSVIDYFAEEANVKLVERLKAQGLQFELAEDVLGEMTDILKGKTFVISGVFTEYSRDEYKELIEKNGGKNTGSISAKTNYVLAGENMGPAKLEKARKLGIKIISENEFLLMIGG from the coding sequence ATGGAAGTGAAAGAACGTATATGTAGTTTGCGAACAGAGATTGAAAGATATAATTATGAATATTATGTTTTGGCACAGCCTACAATTTCTGATTTGGAATTTGATTTGAAGCTAAAAGAGTTGGAGGCTTTAGAGTCGGAATATCCTCAATATTATGATGCTAATTCTCCAACACAAAGAGTGGGGAGCGATATTAGTAATAATTTTGTTCAGGTAGAACATTTGTATCCTATGTTGTCTCTTGCTAATACTTACTCGGAGGCAGAGGTAAAAGAGTTTTATGATAGGACTAAAAAGAGTTTGAATGAGGGTTTTGAAATTGTTTGCGAACTTAAATACGACGGAACTTCTATATCGCTTATTTATGAGAATGGAATTTTAATGCGTGCGGTAACAAGAGGAGATGGGGCTAAAGGTGATGATGTTACTTTGAATGTGCGAACCATTAAAAGTATTCCTCTGAAGCTTCAGGGTAATAACTATCCTCCTGTTTTTGAAATAAGGGGAGAAGTGCTTCTTCCATGGAGTGCTTTTAATCAGATGAATGAAGAGCGAAGAACAAACAATGAACCTTTGTTTGCAAATCCTAGAAATGCCGCAGCGGGAACTCTTAAACTTCTGAATTCCAAAATAGTTTCTAAGCGTAAATTAGATTCATACTTATATTATTTGTTAGGAGAAAATCTTCCGTGTGATGGTCATTTTGAAAATCTTAATGAGGCAAAGAAGTGGGGTTTCAAAATATCTGACGCTACAAGGAAGTGTAAAACTTTAGATGAGGTGTTTGAGTTTATAAACTATTGGGATAAAGAAAGACACAATCTTCCTGTTGCTACCGACGGTATAGTGCTTAAAGTGAATTCGGGAAAGCAACAGCTTAATTTGGGTTGGACCGCCAAATCGCCTCGTTGGGCTATAGCTTATAAGTTTAAGGCTGAATCGGCAGAAACAAAACTCTTGTCAGTAGAGTTTTCTGTTGGTCGTACGGGGGCTGTTACTCCGGTTGCAAACTTAGAGCCAGTGTTACTGTCGGGAACTATTGTGAAAAGAGCTTCTCTTCATAACGAAGATATAATAAATAAGTTAGATATACATTACGGCGATATTTGCTGCGTTGAAAAAGGCGGCGAAATTATACCTAAAATAACAGGTGTAAATAAAGAACTTAGAGATGATAATTTAGGGGAAAAGGTTATTTTTGTGCAGAACTGCCCAGCTTGTGGTGCTAAATTAGAAAGACTTGAAGGTGAAGCCGCTCATTATTGTCTTAATAATACAGGGTGCCCTCCTCAAATAAAAGGATTGTTAGAGTTATTCGTTAGTCGAAAGGCTATGAACATTAATGCAGGCGAAGAAACTATAAGTCAGTTTTACGATAATGGCTTGGTTAAGAATGTTGCAGATCTTTATGAGGTAACAAAAGAAAGCTTGTTAAGATTGGAGCGTTGGGGCGAAAAGAGTGCCGATAATTATCTTGAAAGCTTGAAGCTTACAAAAACTGTTGCTTTTGATAGGGTGTTATTTGCTTTGGGTATTCGTTTTGTGGGAGAAACAGCAGCGAAAAAACTAGCAAAAGCATTCCATTCTATAGACAAACTAATGGAGGCTACTTACGAAGAGCTGATAGCTGTTAATGAGATTGGAGATGTTATAGCAAAAAGTGTTATTGATTACTTTGCTGAAGAAGCCAATGTTAAACTTGTTGAACGATTAAAAGCTCAGGGTTTGCAGTTTGAATTGGCAGAAGATGTGTTGGGCGAGATGACAGATATATTAAAAGGTAAAACTTTTGTTATTAGTGGTGTGTTTACAGAGTATTCGCGTGATGAATATAAAGAACTTATAGAAAAAAACGGAGGCAAGAATACGGGATCTATATCGGCTAAAACTAATTATGTGTTGGCAGGCGAAAATATGGGACCGGCTAAACTTGAGAAAGCTCGTAAGTTAGGGATTAAAATAATTAGTGAAAATGAATTTCTTTTAATGATAGGAGGTTGA
- a CDS encoding ribose-phosphate pyrophosphokinase (product_source=KO:K00948; cath_funfam=3.40.50.2020; cog=COG0462; ko=KO:K00948; pfam=PF13793,PF14572; smart=SM01400; superfamily=53271; tigrfam=TIGR01251), translating to MVPFKVFSGTGTNYLAEKICNSLGCELGQMNVERFADGEFSVSYEESIRGRHVFLIQSTFPNSDNLMELLLMIDAAKRASAKSIVAVVPYFGWARQDRKDKPRVAIGAKLVADLLSVAGINRLMTMDFHADQIQGFFNVPVDHLYGSSIFIEEVKSWGLANPVIATPDVGGTKRANAYAKHLNIPMVICYKLRKKANEVSEMKIIGDVKGMDVILVDDIVDTAGTITKAADLMLAEGANSVRAIASHAVMSDPASTRVDQSALTEIVFTDSIPYSKKSEKVKVISVADMFASAIKRVCNNESISSLYLI from the coding sequence ATGGTTCCATTTAAAGTCTTTTCAGGCACAGGCACAAACTATCTAGCAGAGAAAATATGTAACAGTTTAGGCTGCGAACTTGGTCAAATGAACGTTGAGCGTTTCGCCGACGGAGAGTTTTCTGTTTCGTACGAAGAATCGATACGAGGTAGACACGTATTTCTAATACAATCTACCTTCCCTAACTCCGACAATCTTATGGAGTTGCTGCTTATGATTGATGCAGCAAAGAGAGCTTCTGCCAAATCTATTGTAGCAGTTGTTCCTTATTTCGGTTGGGCTCGTCAAGATAGAAAAGATAAACCTCGTGTTGCTATTGGAGCTAAATTAGTAGCTGACTTACTAAGCGTTGCTGGTATCAATCGTTTAATGACGATGGACTTTCACGCAGATCAAATACAAGGTTTCTTTAATGTTCCTGTTGACCATCTTTACGGATCGTCTATCTTTATTGAAGAAGTTAAATCGTGGGGATTAGCAAATCCAGTGATTGCTACTCCTGATGTTGGTGGAACTAAGAGAGCTAATGCCTACGCTAAGCATCTAAATATACCAATGGTTATCTGCTATAAACTTCGCAAAAAAGCTAACGAAGTATCAGAAATGAAAATAATAGGAGATGTGAAAGGTATGGACGTAATTCTTGTTGATGACATAGTAGATACTGCAGGTACTATCACTAAAGCAGCCGACCTTATGCTTGCCGAAGGTGCAAACTCGGTAAGAGCTATTGCTTCGCACGCAGTAATGTCTGACCCTGCATCTACTCGCGTAGACCAATCGGCTTTAACTGAAATAGTATTTACCGACAGTATTCCTTACTCAAAGAAAAGCGAAAAGGTAAAAGTTATTTCTGTTGCCGATATGTTTGCTTCTGCTATTAAAAGAGTTTGCAACAACGAATCGATAAGCAGCTTATACCTTATCTAA
- a CDS encoding hypothetical protein (product_source=Hypo-rule applied; cath_funfam=3.90.226.10) has protein sequence MYKHILKKKVKNLYKDIERRNNFLNLNDINSILVLFDTSDYDEADAFVEKLINISKTVTVYAFKGKSDTYDYSDTPYNIVTAKDAFDFFDNKMSEIGDRIEGKTYDAVFDLTLERNVPLEYLLARANAKVKVGLKKNDLPQYDVSIVMPNKTEEVLTISELGKQIVFYLHSIKTK, from the coding sequence ATGTACAAGCATATCTTAAAGAAAAAGGTGAAAAATCTTTATAAAGATATAGAAAGGAGAAATAACTTTCTTAACCTAAACGATATTAATTCTATCTTAGTATTGTTCGATACTTCTGATTATGATGAGGCTGATGCTTTTGTCGAGAAATTGATAAATATAAGTAAAACTGTAACTGTTTATGCTTTTAAGGGCAAGAGCGATACTTATGATTATTCCGATACACCTTATAATATAGTAACTGCGAAAGATGCGTTTGACTTCTTCGATAATAAAATGTCGGAAATAGGAGACAGGATTGAAGGTAAAACTTATGATGCTGTTTTTGACCTTACCTTAGAACGTAATGTCCCTCTCGAATATTTGTTGGCAAGAGCTAATGCTAAAGTAAAAGTCGGGCTTAAAAAGAACGATCTTCCTCAGTATGATGTTTCTATCGTTATGCCTAATAAAACAGAAGAAGTGCTAACTATAAGTGAGCTTGGAAAACAAATAGTATTCTATTTGCACAGTATAAAGACTAAGTAG